One genomic region from uncultured Cohaesibacter sp. encodes:
- the murD gene encoding UDP-N-acetylmuramoyl-L-alanine--D-glutamate ligase — MIPITIFEGKKVAVFGLGGSGLVTLEALTAGGAEVFAYDDKEASRDKAALIEGVKICDLQTADWSDFAALVLAPGVPLTHPEPHWSVKKAEAAGVEVIGDIELFCRQRRASGIDAPFIAITGTNGKSTTTALISHLLSVEGLDVQMGGNIGTPILALDPIAPDRIYVIEVSSYQIDLAPSIDPSIGVLLNISADHLDRHGDLLNYARIKSRMVTAADLSVVALDDRLCANVASNLRLKGHPVITVSGFGNERAMVSAPDGVLQSMEGDFLFNLDQARALRGTHNAQNAAAAVAVARQLDLSPSVLVSGLKSFGGLEHRMEEVGAADGLLFINDSKATNADATSRALASFPKVHWILGGLPKAGGITSLVDYFDRIDHAYLIGKASEEFAATLSKHGVAFSFCGHMDVALERAVAASKESVSKGNKAEQVILLSPACASFDQFPNFTTRGDVFREAVHQYLETGHVAVDPAHLVTQDTVSDTLVSEGH; from the coding sequence ATGATCCCGATTACCATATTTGAAGGCAAAAAAGTTGCGGTATTCGGGCTCGGCGGAAGCGGGTTGGTCACGCTGGAAGCGTTGACGGCTGGCGGCGCAGAGGTCTTTGCCTATGACGACAAGGAAGCCAGTCGCGACAAAGCAGCCCTGATCGAGGGCGTCAAGATTTGCGATCTGCAAACGGCTGACTGGTCAGACTTTGCTGCGCTGGTGCTAGCGCCCGGTGTTCCGCTTACCCATCCAGAACCTCATTGGAGCGTTAAAAAGGCCGAGGCCGCTGGTGTTGAAGTTATCGGCGATATTGAGCTGTTCTGCCGACAGCGCAGGGCGAGCGGCATTGATGCGCCCTTTATTGCCATCACGGGAACCAACGGCAAGTCGACCACCACGGCGCTGATTTCCCATTTGCTCTCGGTTGAGGGGCTTGATGTGCAGATGGGCGGCAATATCGGCACGCCCATTCTGGCGCTTGACCCCATCGCACCGGATCGCATCTATGTGATCGAGGTTTCCTCCTATCAGATCGACCTTGCGCCAAGCATCGATCCGTCTATCGGGGTGCTGCTGAATATCTCTGCCGATCATCTGGATCGTCACGGGGATCTTCTCAATTATGCCCGCATCAAAAGCCGCATGGTGACAGCGGCTGATCTTTCGGTTGTGGCGCTGGATGATCGCCTCTGCGCCAATGTGGCCTCTAACCTGCGCTTGAAGGGACATCCCGTCATCACCGTTTCTGGTTTCGGCAATGAACGCGCCATGGTTTCTGCGCCCGACGGTGTGCTGCAGAGCATGGAAGGGGATTTCCTTTTCAATCTGGATCAGGCCCGCGCCTTGCGCGGTACGCATAATGCGCAGAATGCTGCGGCTGCTGTGGCGGTTGCGCGCCAGCTGGACCTGTCGCCTTCGGTGCTGGTGTCCGGGCTTAAATCCTTCGGCGGGCTTGAGCATCGTATGGAAGAGGTCGGTGCTGCGGATGGGCTGCTGTTCATCAACGATTCAAAGGCCACCAATGCGGATGCGACCTCACGGGCGCTGGCGTCTTTCCCCAAGGTGCACTGGATTTTGGGTGGTCTTCCGAAGGCGGGGGGTATCACTTCGCTGGTGGATTATTTCGATCGTATCGACCATGCCTATCTCATCGGTAAAGCCTCGGAAGAATTCGCCGCCACCCTTTCCAAACACGGGGTTGCCTTCAGCTTTTGTGGGCATATGGATGTGGCACTGGAGCGTGCCGTGGCAGCCAGCAAGGAAAGTGTCTCCAAGGGAAACAAGGCAGAGCAGGTCATTTTGCTGTCACCTGCCTGTGCATCCTTTGACCAGTTCCCCAACTTCACGACGCGGGGCGATGTATTTCGCGAGGCTGTCCATCAGTATCTCGAAACAGGGCATGTCGCAGTAGATCCTGCGCATCTCGTTACTCAGGACACGGTTTCAGACACTCTGGTCAGTGAGGGGCATTGA
- the mraY gene encoding phospho-N-acetylmuramoyl-pentapeptide-transferase, whose amino-acid sequence MLMYLVEISDQISGFNVFRYLTFRTAGAIITALLFVFLFGPAIIRGLRVRQGKGQPIREDGPQSHLLTKKGTPTMGGLMILTGMIMATLLWANWANPYVWIVLFVTVGFALIGFYDDYLKVSRSSHKGFSSRMRLAIEAVIAGVACFAVAQLGEDAFSTSVTFPFFKDILLDLGWFFVPFGMFVIVGAGNAVNLTDGLDGLAIVPVMIASATFGVIAYLSGNEIFAEYLQIHYVPGTGELLVLCGAMVGAGLGFLWFNAPPAAIFMGDTGSLALGGMLGSISVVTKHELVLAIVGGLFVLEAVSVIIQVASFKLTGRRVFRMAPIHHHFEHKGWTEAQVVIRFWIIAVVLALIGLSTLKLR is encoded by the coding sequence ATGCTGATGTATCTTGTCGAAATATCCGATCAGATTTCCGGATTCAACGTGTTCCGCTATCTCACGTTTCGAACTGCCGGTGCCATTATCACTGCGCTTTTGTTCGTGTTTCTGTTCGGTCCGGCCATTATTCGCGGTCTCAGGGTGCGTCAGGGTAAAGGGCAGCCCATTCGCGAGGATGGACCACAAAGCCACCTGTTGACGAAAAAGGGCACGCCGACCATGGGCGGTTTGATGATCCTTACGGGGATGATCATGGCGACCTTGCTTTGGGCAAACTGGGCCAATCCTTATGTCTGGATCGTGCTATTCGTTACGGTCGGCTTTGCGCTGATCGGCTTTTATGATGACTATCTCAAGGTGTCCCGTTCCTCGCACAAGGGCTTTTCCAGCCGGATGCGGCTGGCAATCGAGGCGGTGATTGCCGGTGTTGCCTGCTTTGCAGTTGCCCAGCTTGGCGAGGATGCTTTCTCCACCTCGGTTACCTTCCCCTTCTTCAAGGATATCCTTCTGGATCTGGGTTGGTTCTTTGTTCCTTTCGGCATGTTCGTGATTGTGGGGGCGGGCAATGCGGTCAACCTCACGGATGGTCTTGATGGACTGGCCATTGTGCCGGTGATGATTGCCAGCGCCACCTTCGGTGTGATCGCCTATCTTTCCGGTAACGAGATTTTCGCCGAATATCTGCAGATCCACTATGTGCCAGGCACTGGTGAGTTGCTGGTGCTTTGCGGCGCCATGGTTGGGGCCGGGCTCGGCTTCCTTTGGTTCAATGCGCCTCCGGCAGCTATCTTCATGGGGGATACCGGTTCTCTGGCGCTTGGCGGTATGCTGGGCTCGATTTCCGTGGTCACCAAGCACGAGCTGGTGCTGGCCATTGTTGGCGGCCTGTTCGTTCTGGAAGCTGTGTCTGTGATCATTCAGGTGGCTTCCTTCAAGCTGACCGGGCGACGCGTTTTCCGTATGGCGCCAATCCATCACCATTTCGAGCATAAGGGATGGACTGAAGCCCAGGTGGTGATCCGCTTCTGGATCATTGCCGTTGTGCTGGCCCTGATTGGCCTGTCTACGCTCAAGTTGCGCTAA